In Verrucomicrobiota bacterium, the genomic window CGTAAGTTTGAAGTCCGGGCTCTCGATCACCACGCGCCCGTTGGTCTCGCTGAACCACTCGAGGAACAGAAAGTTGGCGACGCGCTCGGGTTGCGGGCACCGGCCCGACTCGTCGTCGAGATCTTCGGGCAGCTTCACCTTGCGCGAGGCCGTGAGGTCGCCGATGGAGCCGCGCTGCGTCGGGGCGATGCGGGCGTCCTTCGGCAGCGCGTAGGTTTTGGCCGGGTTCTCAAACGTCAACAGGCAACCTGCGAGGTCGGCGCAGGCGTTGCCGCTGAGTTCAAGTTGCAGCGGGTCGGGCTGGCCGTGCAGCCACAACCGCCCGGTGACGATGCCGCAGACGCGGTTGTCGATTTCTCCGCGGACGACGCTTTGTTCGATGCGCCAGGCCATCAGTGGTGGGGTCCGTGTTGCGACTCGGAAAGGACCCGCGTCAGGCGCGCCACTTCAACTGGGTTTTTTGGGCGTGCGCCTCGTGCCGGGCGTCATGCGCGCGCAACTCGAGCGTCGCGCCCGTTGCGGTGAGGCGGCAGTCCACCCAACCGGTCGGCTGCGCCTTGTTGAACGCGTAGGAAACGGCCGGGAGGTTGATGAGGTGCAAGCCGTCGCGCTCGTCGAGTTGCCAGCGATGCGTGTGGCCGAAGAGCAGCGCTTTCACGTGCCGGCGCGGGACGAGGATTTCGTAAAGCTCCGCGGTGTCGAGCAGGCCGAAGGATTTCTGGTCCGGTCGCAAGCCGGGGTCGTGATGGACCATGACAAGCGCGGGCTTGTCCTTGTGCTCATCGAGCGCGCGCGCGAGCCACTCGCGCTGGGGCTTCTCGAGCTTGCCGGGCGTCTTGTCAACTTGGTCGAGCGAATCGAGCAGGAACCAGTTTGCGTGCGCGGACTTCACGATCGAGACGTGGCGGCCTTCCACGGCGCGCGCGCCGTCCTTTGACGCCGCGAGCGCGCTGGAGAAATTCCCGCGGTCGTCATGGTTGCCGAGCGTCATGTGCACGGGCAGCCGCGCCTCGACCAGCGGCTTCAGGAGAGCGGTGAGCGTCTTGTAGTCGTCGGGGAATCCGGCCTTGAGCGCGCAGTCGCCGTTGATGAACACGGCCGCGGGTGGATCGCCGGCAAGCACCTGCCTGACCGTGGAGCTTAGATTCGCCGCCATGTTCGCCTCGCGCGAAATGGCCGCGGCGTCCGCCGCCACGTGCGTGTCCGAGAGCAGCGCCCAGCGCGACCCGTCGCCTGCATCCGCCGCGGCCAACTCGCGGACGGACACGAGCGCACCCGCGGCAAGCGCGGCGCGGCGAAGGAAGTTGCGGCGTGAAATCGGGGTGAGGTGCAGCGGCATGGTCGGGGCGGGTTGAGCGTTCGCCCGAAAAGAAGCCCGGCCAAAGCCGGAGCGCAAGCTGCAAATCGAGCTCCCACGGCGCGTGCGGCGGCTCGAGAATCCATTTGCCCGGTGCGTGGGCGGTGCCTACGCTCCGCGCCATGTTTTCGCATGTCGTCATCTTTTGGACGGACCCGGCCAAGCCGGACGCGGCCGATGAACTGATCGCCGGCGCC contains:
- a CDS encoding twin-arginine translocation signal domain-containing protein is translated as MPLHLTPISRRNFLRRAALAAGALVSVRELAAADAGDGSRWALLSDTHVAADAAAISREANMAANLSSTVRQVLAGDPPAAVFINGDCALKAGFPDDYKTLTALLKPLVEARLPVHMTLGNHDDRGNFSSALAASKDGARAVEGRHVSIVKSAHANWFLLDSLDQVDKTPGKLEKPQREWLARALDEHKDKPALVMVHHDPGLRPDQKSFGLLDTAELYEILVPRRHVKALLFGHTHRWQLDERDGLHLINLPAVSYAFNKAQPTGWVDCRLTATGATLELRAHDARHEAHAQKTQLKWRA